The Leptidea sinapis chromosome 10, ilLepSina1.1, whole genome shotgun sequence sequence tttatatacctaaCCTGCATCATGCATAGCACCATCCACTTTAAACTTTCAACAGTGCGTTGCAGGATCTCCCGAAAAACTCACGcactttttcacatttttttgttaattatacaccatgaatatatttataatcataaataataatcaaaactGGTGGCACCTGGTGGTCAACTTATAAAAAGAAGTGGCATTGAATGGGTTAGTATTACTTATATCTCatttataattcaattattatataaaattcagttACCTCCATTTACGTACACTCCAGCAGAGGCGTGGGCACTCGCTGTTGCTACCGCTCCTCCATGGCCTTGTGCATTTGAGTTCGCTACGGCAATGCTTTTAGCTGAGATATTCGCAATGTTTTCTCCTTCCTTGCCTTGATCTGTTTTACTTTTGGTGTCGTCTGACGGATGTGACGAGCATCCACTGTTACATCCTTTAGAATCGCGGCCGTAGTTACCACCGTTAACAACAGCAGATGACGACGCTACTGCGCCAGCCTGTGCGCTATTGTATATTCCATTGATAGCGTTCTTAGGTCCTAGATTTGATCCACCTGTCCCGAATGGtgctatattattgtttttggcaTAGGTGCTTTTAACATCGAAATTGTTGATGGCGTCAAGTTTGCCACTATCATAAGGCTTTAAAAGGCCGGGCGGACCACCGAAGCCCCCGGTGTAAGGTACTGCTTTTGCGTCAGCTGCAGCATTCGCAACACTGTTTGCTGTTGGTGTTGGGGCACAAGTTCCACTAATACAATTACTTTGCTGGGGTATAGTCGTTGAAGGATTATAAGAATAGGTAGCACAGCCTGCGCCGACACAATTTGGTTGGAGCGAAGTTGAGGTTGGGTTGTGAGGGTTTGGAGCACAAGCTCCACCTAAGCAGTTAGGTTGATGAGGAGCGTTTGTTGAAGGAATATGATGGTTTGGAACACAACTTCCACCGACGCAATCAGGATTATGTGGAAGATTCACTGAATGAATGTCAGGTTTCGAACCACAGGTTCCACCAACGCAATTTGATTGATGAGGTACAGATTGGTGAGCTGTTGAAGGGGGTTGAGAGCTTGAAACACAGCCTCCACTGACGCAATTAGGTTTATAAGCAACATTCACTGAAGGAATATGTGAGCTTGGGATACAAGACTCACCAACGCACGGAAGTTGATGATGAGGACTTGTTGTCGATGGAATTGAAACGTCATTTGGCTGTAACAAGCCTGTAGGGCCACCAAATCCACCAGTATATAAAGGTTTTTTTGCATCGGTATCTTTTATGTATGATGGTGTATAAGGAATTGGCGATATGGAGCCAAGAGCAGGATTGGCATAAGAAGGGTTATGATCTAAAAATGGTTTATTGGCATATGCAGATGTTCCGCTAGAACCAAATATAAATCCTGattcttgttttttgttattggCTCCTGGGTAGTCtggtttataattatttgaggTATGAGAACTAGGGTTTGCCTCCGATAAATCTGAAAATATGTTTCCTCCTATTTGTGAGTTCAATAGGCCATGCTGTGAACCTGTATTATAAGATGGATTATGTGGCATGTTTTTGTAATCAGGTTGATGAGAATATTGTTCCGGTGGTCCACTACTGTAACTAAGAATACGTGTCGCACCGTCGAATTTACCCTTGTAAGGTTCGTTTGTAGAAACACCTTGTTCAATACTTGGATTTAATGTTGTTTGTATTCCATTATTTCCAGTTTGAGGATTGGGCTCGTGTTTAGAATCCAATGGACGTATATTGTAATTAGTAGATGTGGTGTAGTGGGGCATAGATTCATAATTATTGGGACCTGAGTTTTGGCCACAGTTAGGAGAATTGCATGAGTTTTCCTTTTCCGTATAAAATGGTTTTTCAGGTGTTGTTGGTCCCTTaggcaaattattaaaattcggAGGTGAATTTTCATTTTCCGTATAACGTGGTTTTTCAGTTGTTGGTGAAATAGGTTTTTGACTTGTGGacaaaatttgtataatatcaCACTTTCCTGAACTACATCCGGAAGGTAGGTCTGGGATGACAGACCCGATGGATCCCTCAGGCAGTTTTTCACAATTACCATATTTACATTGAGTTCTTAAGGTCTCTTGAGATGTTGGTTTGGGCATAACATAAATGTCACAATTTCCATCAGTACATTCTTGGGAAGAACTGTAATCATAGTTCCCTTTGTTGTAGTTATTTGCATCTTTACATTTTCCGTCTTCGCATAATGGAGATTTTGTCAAATCTGAGTCAGTGTTTGGATTTGCCAAAATCGGTACATTGTAGCTAGATGGTAATTTGCCGTTTTTATCATACccaaaattacaattatgaCTTGTACAAATTGTTTCCTCGTAAGGTGGCGTCAAATGAAGGGCTGGTTTCCCAGGAGCTGAATTAGGTACTGATGGTTTCTCACAGTCCGGCGAGTCACATTCAGCttggtttaatttattttctggtGGTAATTGCTTATTAGTAGTGGTTGGCTGCTGCGTTTCTTGATTAGAGACCACAGAATCTTTGTGTTGAAACGTTGTTGGATTTGAGTTTCCTTGCCccgattttttcaaaaaatttttcgAATCCTCCGGAACTACTGGAGCAACTTGGTGATCCTGGTTCGTATTAATTAAAGACCCAGAGCCGGAAGGTCCACACAAACCTGATTTGCATCCAGTAGAATAATTTGGATTAAGTCCAGTATCACATTTCCCAGAAGAACATGGCTGTGTTGGATTATATAATCCATCAGGACCAAGAAATTCTGCATGTGCTCCGGCCCCAGCAATAGCTGCAGCATTGGCTTGACTAAAGCCTTTGTTATTTGCATTATCAGAGGGCAAGGACGGACTATGTGGTTGACAGTGTCCGGAAGGGCAACCTCCAGTTTGTCCATAATGAGTTATTCCATTCGTTCCTGCCCCGCTGAAGCTGTATGTGCTCGAACTTGAACTTGCACTCGCACTGGATGAAGCAAAGCTCGATGAAGAAGACTTGGAGAACCCATTTCCAAATGCACTCGCACTTGCTTCAGCTGCAAAtgacatacaaaataattttaaaaactacTAATGTTAGCCGTGTCCTTATTATGTCTTAAATGTGTATTTAGCATTTCATGAAAAGTGAACTGTTCGGCGCGTCATTCcatgctaaaaggagctgactcagtacatTGTTGTGTTAGTGCAGAAGACATCAACACAACACTGCCTTTCAGAGCCCCTCGTGACACTTGGAGTTGACAGTTGTTTAACTGTTTTTGTAACTGTAGtttttacattgtaattaaattgTGTATCAAATagtatcaaagaaaataaatgaatataatattaggtatgttgattttgttgtattttctaaatgtataaaatataattataaaccaaaaaaattaataaatattaaatcataatataatttgtattttacatatctagtaaaaaatacaaaattgtcTTCAGgatagttattatataattaatctaaaataaatatatttttttctataatttaatcttaaattttgaatatattgcaATTGTCTAATTGGTGAATTTATTCTAGCACTTTGTAGCACTATATCCAAAACTACCCCTGAACGCTGTTGATTGATGCCGGGGCACTGGTAATATCTATGGGGCAGATCtagtttttgtaatatttgcatTGGTTTGCCCTAGCCACTCAACTTATTATGCAAGTAAAGAGGTGTTTTATTATGTACGATACCAAAAAGTAATTTTGCTAAATGCAGACTCCTCCGACCTTCTATAGAATATTGGCGTCTTTGAAGTATGGAGTATAATGGTTTGCCTGGACAGAATATTCCAGCAGAATCGAGTGCACGCATTTTACATTCGTTGGatggaaaattttgttttgtgcaGTAACACCATACACTACGTCAGAGTAATTAAGCTTTGATAGGACAAGTGCTTCACATAATCTAACCCGTAGTTCTGTACTTAGATATTTTCGAAACTTGTAGAACTAATactttaagtattataataCCATATAAAGGTCTAGATAGACatatgtgacagctgtgaaaacgtcgaaaaaattgaggttgacagttagcccctattttgagcaattcacgcacactcacaaaaagtgacatacaaatcgggagagtaagacgtagcttgtcatgcacactaagtaataaacctggcctgttttcattggttgtctaacagcaagaggctctatctagaatAAATATCTAagctttaacggccgttcccaatattcagtctatctcttacttggaataaaaatcgtaactatcgttgacttatttacggtaactcaccttatccgtacatgatgtctgtcaatgggacgacgtatagcttaccagcgatagaaatttgtatggaaattgcaatacaCGCGTCtaatataagacgataagaatgaattatcgggtatattgggacagcttcagattattgacagctaattactgacataagaatgtagtaatttatctctatctgtagatagtatattgggaacggccgtaagtctataaaaacaattggACAACTCGGCTTACATACTTTTCGAAGCGCATTTTTTCGTCAATTATTAAACCTAAGTTATTTAATACCTACTAAAGGCTATTATCATCTAGACGtctgttattgttttttgttaatattgtcCCGATAAAGCTATAAATACACCGACTACCGATACACCGGTGATAACCTCAACACAATAATAAGTTTCTATCATATTCATAACAAACATCGAGTAGGTACTAAAGTTCTAGgattataaattcatttaaatccAAAATCAGAAACCCGCAATTAAATGCCGTAACACTGTTTTTTTATAGATACTTATGACGGGTCCATTATATAACGGTAACTATATAATGagaaaatatttgtatgatcGTTAATCTTTTTTAACATTTGTTCCACCAGTGGAAAGGCACCATAAGCCTGAATTCGATTTTtaaaagggggcaaacgggcaagaggctcacggtatggagagaggtgaggcaaacgcccatggacatccgcaacaactggtgtcaaaagatgcgttgccggcctttaaggttcACCAGttgggggctcctttgcacaggaagccggctagattatgggtaccacaacggcgcctatttctgccgtgaggcagtaatgtgtaaacattactgtgttttagtctgaagggcgccgtagctagttaaaatactgggcaaatgagacttaacatcttaaatatctcaaggtgacgagcgcagttgtagtgccgctgggttttgggtttttcaagaatcctgagcggcactgcattgtaatgggtagggcgtatcaatcactgaaccatcagctgaacgtactgctcgtctcatcccttattttcatttaaaaaaaaataaggtggGTGTTTTCTTGAAGGTTAGGGACCTTCATTCAGTCGTATCGGTAcgggaaaaccgcagctggtaattgattccacaaagtggatgTGCAAGGCAAGAAATTCAAGATGtgcttttttttcattttacaaCTTTTAAATACCCCAGTTTAAACTGTATGCACACGTCTGTTAGAAGAGCAGGCCGTTTTATATTTTACCCCGTTAACTAGGAATCTAATCCAGCCCGATCCAATAAAGTCGGTGCGaacgaatataatattctatgatattttaagtattaaaattgttttacttataacatAGTCGTAAAAACATAATACAGAACAGGAAAGAccacaaaaataatagtttttataaaatgtatatcaTATAACTAAACCATTTAATTTTGTCCTTCACACCGGTACACGGCTGCTAGTCTTGGCGTATTATCTACAGATATTATGTCATGATTAGGCAGAATATCGCATAAAGCTGTAACCTACTCATAAACTAACTCTGTTATCAACTATTTTTTGTAAGGGTATGTAAGcatatattactttattttagttataacttactttaacttatactttaacttaaacaaaaacatacaatatacCTCAAGATAGGATATTTCTACTTATTATGTCCGTATTTcaacaaaaaatctaattatgattatcaaaaacaaattattttgtgaCATATACAAAAACTAGAGATTTTGTTAAATCTGTATATTCtgctagccgttcccgcccgcttcgttgggcgaattttaaaaggaaataaattaatgaaagaaaaaataagtagccataaaccatctaggataattttcgcatcgaatggtggtagtttcatgtcgatacgataagtgttttaggcgtgattgagcctcaaacaaagaccatttacattatatatatagataataaactAATATGTATATTTGGTGTATCAATCAGAAAATATAAAAGGTACCTCTAGCTACATTAGAAGCGCCATAGCCATGCGGAGATGCTGTCACTAAGCTCACAAGGGACAACACAAGAACACTCGAGAGCTCCATACTCGTGAAACTTTAACACCTATGTGTGTTGTTATAATGGCGGCCGGCTTTATAAAGCGATACACAAATAATCATTCACGTATATAACAAAACCTGTTAGTGTTTACGGCGAATCTGAACTTATATTGTATCGGTGACGGCATTGTTTGGCGTGCATAGAGCTGTTTAGAGAACGGTTTGCATATAGGAGGCATGTTAATTGTGTTTTACCGAACACTCCAAAACTTATGAGTCACGCAGTTATCCAATGTtggaattatatatttttttataatatgttactatataatttgtgctgcagaagagggctttcacgctatttataacataggtcctaaagaatcattgagagcaaatttCAAAGAAATGAACATGTTGACTGATGCttctcaataatatattcttgataatgttatgtatgttcataggcacataagtgaatatgctagaaactgtcataaccacaatgttaacaccagaaacaaaacataaaattataatgcctagtactcggctaagtcaagttagttagtcttttgtggggcgatgtatgttTCTACAACAAGATCcgagaaaatattcaaaacaaatgttttgcCAAATtccaaagaattgttaaaagacgtttgtgtgttaaaggtaataaattttattgtacgattttacattgtcaacatatttttataaaaaacaagcccgctgagtttgttgcgcccgttcttcacaggtctgaggtataccttttggaatgtggtggtagtttttgactttcaataactgaaattacatcctattttgaataaatagatttgaatttgaatcaagtTGTTTCCTGTGATTATTGTATATATCCGTATCTAATATTAAGGTTAAAAAACGAGAACTCAATTCAATTGAAACCTTCATCCTTCATACTTAAGAGTGCACTTCATATAGCTTAAACACCTGGTCAcaccatcggacggtccggtgtGCGCGTCGCACtaattggtccggcgtcgtacttGGTAGGTCCGGAcggtatatatacataaaatatttattactataataataagtaataaatatttcgtgcgatggacaatgcgacatatcatcgaatatggtccgctaccagactGCGTCCGATGGTcgggccgtaccaaatccgatcatgtgttcaGGCTATTATAACAGTATCCCGACTAgttgggtaccacatcggcgcctttATCCGCTCTCCAGCAGCAACAAGCAAGAATTATTTGTTTCTCTTTGAAAGGCgtcgtagcttgtgaaattactgggcttagCAACCTACGTCTAAAGATTTTTTTAGAATCCTCTGCGGCCtaacattgtaatggacaggccATTAGGCGAGTCTGGTCTCGTCAtctcttaatataaaaaaaaagaaaacaataaattaatcaaAACAGCCATTGTGTAGTTTTACGAAACCACAAACAATCCAAGTGAAActattttttcacaaaataacataatattaagatcAGCATAcaaattgaaaatcaaaaaaaaaacaaatgtacaGGGCGTTCCATGGCCACATGGAGGGGAAGTagcttaaatattgtagatgtaacatttttcTGAAAGTCTTTATTctaatttaagaaataatttaaagtgcgttcatagatttataattGCCTGATTGATCTGGGAACGGGGAATGGGTACACgagaataaaaatatcatatagcTTTATCCTACAGATTGAAAGGCTTCATTATAAGACTTATTTTTTGCTACAtaacataacatcaaaaataaatggAAGATCTTGAATTTGGACCATTGAATGTTCGTCTATTCTCAATGTTCTACAGCCCATAAAAATCTTCGTCTACGATTGCCACGCCATATAGCCGGAAATCTTAGTGGCCGGCGAGAATGAAGACCTGCTTCATGCAATCTTATGCTAACAGTTTGATCACTGACTAGCAACTGGTGTTCGGTATGAAGTCTTCGCAGTATTTGCTTCGCGGTAAAGTTAGGTTATCTTTTGGCTATATTATGAAGAAAATATAGCAAAAAGATAACCTGTCCTGGAGGGAGGGAGGAAATCATGAAATCATCACGCTTTCGATTGCCGAGTatgttttgatgtttttttacGTTAATGTCAAATGCGTTCTTTGATCTTAAATTTTACAGTCAATTTTTAAGAAtagaaaaaaagtaaaaacacagttattcTCAGTAATTTTTGGAAACGTTTGTTAATGTGGTAAAGGTGATACTATAATCACAGAacagggatggatacttacgtattcaCCATAACGTAAATGATATcccagattgggaatgaagggACTGCCCTAAGGCTATTtagcaaataaattttattgaacgaaattatattgtgatgaaattttacaaaaaaagagaGGATGCGCGCTGTTCTAAGGTCTGAagcatatattttcgaatgtgtggtaatttttgacgttcaattaatgattttaaattctattttgaataaaaatatttaaatttgaagcatatgagattttatttttaatatttttgcctTGGATCTGAAAGCTTTTAAGATATTATGTTTCTATAAGGTACCTAACTACCTACAGGCCGAGGGCAACTTGATATTCAAGTTGGTAATCGCTAAAACCCATGACATCATTCAAGGTGggaatttaataattgtttctgaCCTGTTTGTTTGATTGGAAACGAATGAAGAGTTTACATTATTAACGCATGTAGACACATATTTGAATCTCGCCTTAGGTAGGTTTACATAACTACTTGTAAGTAGGTATGCCTACCTAGTTAGTagatacacaaattaaatttgaaaacaaaattttatgaacaatgcgggactcacacccacgacctctcgcgttccgtgcgagtgctatcccaactgagccaaccgtctactttacagttgataacctgaccAATAttggcatattaggaaattgaattgagatgtcgctcttgctaatctaacAATTGGTTGCTCTCTCGATTCTCTAAACTcatgggttcaagtcccgcatcgttcataaaattttgttttcaagtgtcaatcactttaaaatcatgacaaattgtttagtttgtAGATAGTAAATTTCAAGTGGATGTTTAAGTACACACGTAACCGTaggttttgtttatttgttcttgATCAAAAGACTAGTAGCTCACTGCTTAGAATGAAACTGGTTTAAAAAGCAAAGATTGTTTCATATTCCTTTAAATGAGGATGCCCTTGAGGTAGATAAATATAAATCCGTGTAATAACCGCGACTGATGCTGATTTATATCTGTCATTAAACAAATGCTAACCCGGtactaatattacattatttaggGACAAATGATGTTACCTTATTGATTCTGACAGTCGGTTGGCCTGCCCGTTGAGTACTTACCTAATGTTTGGAGTAGGTAAGtttgtttttctaattattGTATGATAACGAcaaaaaaaccaaaatatttgctaaaaaaaataattatctccacaacatttaatatattcatgTCAGGTAGTAATTTATCGCTTAGAGACGTGCGGAGTGTGCTAACTCCACCTAAGTCGAATCAATGTGCAGGTTCCTTAAATAAATTGTTGGCTGGTGTTAAGGAGTCACTGTGCCATATTTGTAACTCGTGTTCTTAGAGCATCTGTGTACCCTGAAAGCCAtaataccagtgggacgctcctttgcacaggatgtaggctagattatgggtaccacaacggcgccagtttctgccgtgaagcagtaatgtgtaagcattattgtgtttcggtctgaagggcgctatagctagtgacataactgggcaaatgagacttaacatcttatgtctcaaggagacgagcgcaattgtagcgccgctcaaaatttttgggtttttcaagaatcctgagcggcactgcattgtatcaattaccagcaccTGAACGtactgttcgtctcgtccctaattgtcattaaaaaaatcctgaAAGCTCGAAGATAAGTCGCGTAGTTTCGGTACCCAAAAGGAGGACGTGGTTCTTCCAATTCTGACACACCTGTGGGAGGCAAACCCAAAAGCCAAGCTGGCTAGATATACATCAAAGCGGCGTCGTTTTCGTCTTGCGCTAAGCAGTGTGGAAGCGCTAAATTTTGGATTTCAGTTTAAGTTTCCACCATCCAGGAAAACAAAAGATGAAATGTTAGATCTGCACGACTTATGTTCACTACGGCCACTTATACGTAGGTATATCAAACGTTATTCAAACCCAATTAAATTTAACGATGCATTTACAATACTTAGTGTTGCTATAATTGGAAAATAGTCTATGGCAACACTTACAATTATCATCTAAATCATCTATAATAACAACTATTATAGGAATCTTTATATTAAAGACAGATCAAGGTTTTAAACAACAACGGGCTGGTTAGGTAGGAAgctaaattatattaaagataTTTCACATAATATCATTACAACAGTAATACTTCTTCCTAGTCGTGAGACCGCGGTTGTGACCGTCTGATATAAATAGACGCGCCTCACAATATAGCTATTATCCTGTTTTTCTGTTTGAGATGTTCTttacgcctatttctgccgtgaagcagtaatgtgtagacattacggtctaaagggcgccgtagctagtgaaattactgggcaaatgagacttaacataacgtctcaaggtgacgagcgcaatgtagaatttttgggtttttcaagaatcctgagcggcactgcattgtcatgggcagggcgtatcaattaccatcagctgaacgtcccgctcgtctcgtcccttattttcataaaaaaaatgtactatcTGTTTGGGGCACAATCGCCTCCTACCCTCCTACCCTCATGCGCGTACGGCAGGGCGAAAGGTGAAGAATATTGCTAATTACATGGCAAAGCAATGATGACTCAATGGTGGCGTTGTACTGCTTCTGGAGTGTTTGCTGATGCGTCTGTGGATGGTTTTCATGCCATAATGCGCGAAAACGCGgtctccatgttgcagcgtcttcgtgtaagcagtaacagcatcctaaagatgattgctgccagagctgactgttccttccagaaacactggatacagttagctctaggtttataaatatatttgactaataaagaaataatactaatatagttcataagaaatattgttacttatacatttactaatatatatgcaGGTCTctcgtaattaaataaataaccatACACCttgttacttaaataataaatatactttcaTTGCTAATAGTTTTTAACTGATAAATAACCATTAATCAAGACTAAATCATATTCTCGCAATTGGTTGATCTCCCATCAGACCTTGTCTTTCAAAAAAGGCATACGTAACCATTTTGGATCTTTTACTTTTCTTAAAGCTTCCCATTTCTACTATTACTTTTTCTAGGAcataagctctgttcaaactgaggcgaataacacGCGGGATGCATTTTAGAGCGATTCGTtcgctcgcttagcctctcaagCTGACGCGACTTCCGGCGTATAAGttttggttcttcagtggagtaacatcatgcattgtgagattAAACAATCCCGCCGGGCATCCCgttcttgtttcgcttcaacttgagcgactactcgcgtcaatttgaacacgtccagttagctgacacaatcaGCGCGAGCAACTTCTGTCCTGCGTCCCGCGCGATAGTTGCCTCAGTTTGAAAAGAGCTTTAAATACCACCTAGTACCTAAGTAAAGGGCAACCAATGCTACTATTAAGAAAATCGTAAGCAAGTAAAAAGTTGTCAATCTGTGTAATGCACTGGGATAGTCTGTTTCTGgctttaaaatttatgaaacgTAACGGCCACAGACACAAAACAACATATTTGTATTAGTAGGAAAAGATATCAGTCAGCGTTGGCGAAACAACTTTTGTAAGAACTaagaacacaaataaaactgaaaacaaaattttataaacgtcGCGAGACTCGAAcggtgcgagcgctctttccaactgaggcAACCGTccgtgacgtatcgttgataaaatcttgtatgcttcgttcaactctcaggttgtggcttcatctacaggat is a genomic window containing:
- the LOC126966382 gene encoding uncharacterized protein LOC126966382, with the translated sequence MELSSVLVLSLVSLVTASPHGYGASNVARAEASASAFGNGFSKSSSSSFASSSASASSSSSTYSFSGAGTNGITHYGQTGGCPSGHCQPHSPSLPSDNANNKGFSQANAAAIAGAGAHAEFLGPDGLYNPTQPCSSGKCDTGLNPNYSTGCKSGLCGPSGSGSLINTNQDHQVAPVVPEDSKNFLKKSGQGNSNPTTFQHKDSVVSNQETQQPTTTNKQLPPENKLNQAECDSPDCEKPSVPNSAPGKPALHLTPPYEETICTSHNCNFGYDKNGKLPSSYNVPILANPNTDSDLTKSPLCEDGKCKDANNYNKGNYDYSSSQECTDGNCDIYVMPKPTSQETLRTQCKYGNCEKLPEGSIGSVIPDLPSGCSSGKCDIIQILSTSQKPISPTTEKPRYTENENSPPNFNNLPKGPTTPEKPFYTEKENSCNSPNCGQNSGPNNYESMPHYTTSTNYNIRPLDSKHEPNPQTGNNGIQTTLNPSIEQGVSTNEPYKGKFDGATRILSYSSGPPEQYSHQPDYKNMPHNPSYNTGSQHGLLNSQIGGNIFSDLSEANPSSHTSNNYKPDYPGANNKKQESGFIFGSSGTSAYANKPFLDHNPSYANPALGSISPIPYTPSYIKDTDAKKPLYTGGFGGPTGLLQPNDVSIPSTTSPHHQLPCVGESCIPSSHIPSVNVAYKPNCVSGGCVSSSQPPSTAHQSVPHQSNCVGGTCGSKPDIHSVNLPHNPDCVGGSCVPNHHIPSTNAPHQPNCLGGACAPNPHNPTSTSLQPNCVGAGCATYSYNPSTTIPQQSNCISGTCAPTPTANSVANAAADAKAVPYTGGFGGPPGLLKPYDSGKLDAINNFDVKSTYAKNNNIAPFGTGGSNLGPKNAINGIYNSAQAGAVASSSAVVNGGNYGRDSKGCNSGCSSHPSDDTKSKTDQGKEGENIANISAKSIAVANSNAQGHGGAVATASAHASAGVYVNGGR